The following proteins are encoded in a genomic region of Maribacter hydrothermalis:
- a CDS encoding ABC transporter permease gives MIKNYIKIAWRNLWKNKGYSMLNIFGLAIGITCAATILLWVEDEVGYDANFEKQDVVYYVPTNQEYEGEWRTFFQATPGPLAEVLKVEVPGIVGSARTKGEDFLFQVGETSINKFGRYADPDFLSMFSLSFVEGNLETAFNDVDAMVISQETATQLFGENTSAINKVIKINNLESYTVSGVYEDLPHNVTYSFDWVVPFERFAQDNEWVKEYGANFSDTFVELSPEANFDVVNRKVKAILPMKTEDDETIAFLFSMKDWHLKSVFEGGKNIGGQITYVRLFSLIAIIILLIACINFMNLATARSEKRANEVGVRKVLGSGRKGLISQFMAEAIITATLSAVLSVVLLKLLVPQFNMMIDKQLDFSLFNPIHIAVLLGITLICGLVAGWYPAFYLSSFRPVDVLKGARRTKGSASFIRKGLVATQFVVSIVFIICTIIVYQQVQHVKGRDLGYNKENLVKIPVTGDMIKNFNPIEADMKTTGMIESIGLINSDILSGGNNTSGLSWQGGVDTEDVLVSVRDITADFFNTAGLEIIEGRGFSNNPAQDSVNIIVSESFAKLMGSGSVIGKTIEEDYPVIGVVKDYVYDDMYGSSDPVIFFNDPSQGRFMYVKAKPGVATTAALATMEASLKKFNSAFPFEYEFVDDTYDAKFKSEKLIGNLSQVFALLAILISCLGLFGLSAFTADQRRKEIGVRKVLGSSITGIVGLLSKDFMRLVFMAIIIAIPIAWLLMQNWLEGYAYRVTINAWAFVIAGAVAILIALFTISFQAINAARVNPVKSLRSE, from the coding sequence ATGATAAAGAACTATATAAAAATCGCTTGGCGAAACCTTTGGAAGAACAAAGGCTATAGCATGCTGAATATATTTGGTTTGGCAATAGGCATTACCTGTGCTGCAACGATTTTGCTTTGGGTAGAAGATGAGGTTGGTTATGATGCTAATTTTGAGAAGCAAGATGTAGTGTATTATGTACCGACCAATCAAGAGTACGAAGGGGAATGGCGTACATTTTTTCAGGCGACTCCCGGTCCGTTAGCAGAAGTTTTAAAAGTTGAAGTGCCAGGCATTGTTGGGTCTGCACGAACAAAAGGAGAAGATTTTTTATTTCAAGTAGGAGAAACGTCCATCAATAAATTTGGGCGATATGCAGATCCGGACTTTTTGAGCATGTTCAGTCTCTCATTCGTAGAAGGTAATTTAGAAACCGCTTTTAATGATGTAGATGCCATGGTCATCTCACAAGAAACGGCTACCCAATTATTTGGGGAAAATACTTCAGCCATTAACAAGGTAATTAAAATAAACAACTTAGAGAGTTACACCGTTTCAGGAGTTTATGAAGATTTGCCGCACAATGTAACCTATAGTTTTGACTGGGTTGTTCCATTTGAGCGGTTTGCACAAGATAATGAATGGGTAAAGGAGTACGGAGCCAATTTTTCAGACACTTTTGTGGAACTTTCTCCCGAAGCAAATTTTGATGTTGTCAATAGGAAAGTAAAAGCAATACTTCCTATGAAAACGGAAGATGACGAAACAATCGCCTTTTTATTTTCTATGAAAGACTGGCATTTAAAGTCGGTATTTGAGGGAGGTAAAAATATAGGAGGGCAAATAACTTATGTAAGACTGTTTAGCCTAATCGCCATAATTATTCTATTAATTGCCTGTATCAACTTTATGAACTTAGCTACGGCTAGAAGTGAAAAACGAGCAAATGAAGTGGGTGTACGAAAGGTATTAGGCTCAGGAAGAAAAGGCTTGATTTCTCAGTTCATGGCAGAAGCTATCATCACGGCAACATTATCTGCTGTACTAAGTGTGGTGTTGTTAAAATTATTGGTGCCCCAGTTTAATATGATGATAGATAAACAGCTAGACTTTAGTCTGTTCAATCCTATTCATATAGCAGTACTATTGGGAATTACCCTGATATGCGGATTGGTAGCAGGTTGGTATCCGGCGTTCTATTTGTCTTCTTTTAGACCTGTAGATGTGTTGAAAGGAGCACGCAGAACAAAAGGCAGCGCATCGTTTATTAGAAAAGGATTGGTAGCGACACAATTTGTAGTATCCATCGTATTTATCATATGTACTATTATCGTCTACCAACAAGTACAACATGTAAAGGGGCGCGATCTGGGTTACAATAAAGAAAACCTAGTGAAGATTCCTGTTACCGGAGATATGATTAAAAACTTCAACCCGATAGAAGCAGACATGAAAACTACAGGGATGATAGAAAGCATCGGACTCATTAATTCCGATATTTTATCCGGCGGAAATAATACATCGGGATTAAGTTGGCAAGGCGGTGTAGATACAGAAGATGTATTGGTGTCTGTACGTGATATTACGGCAGATTTTTTTAACACTGCTGGCTTGGAAATCATTGAAGGACGAGGATTTAGTAACAATCCCGCTCAAGATAGTGTCAATATAATTGTTAGTGAATCGTTCGCAAAATTAATGGGGAGCGGCAGCGTTATTGGTAAAACTATAGAAGAAGATTACCCGGTAATTGGCGTAGTAAAAGATTATGTCTATGACGACATGTACGGTTCTAGTGACCCGGTCATATTTTTTAATGACCCAAGCCAAGGGCGTTTTATGTATGTAAAAGCGAAGCCGGGCGTAGCAACAACAGCGGCATTGGCTACAATGGAGGCATCATTGAAAAAGTTTAATTCCGCTTTTCCTTTCGAGTATGAATTTGTTGATGACACCTATGATGCCAAGTTTAAAAGTGAAAAGTTGATAGGTAATCTCTCTCAGGTATTCGCACTGCTTGCCATTCTAATTTCTTGTTTAGGGTTGTTCGGCTTATCAGCCTTTACAGCAGACCAACGTAGAAAAGAAATAGGAGTGCGTAAAGTATTAGGCTCTAGCATTACAGGAATAGTAGGCTTGTTGTCTAAAGATTTTATGCGCTTGGTGTTCATGGCAATAATCATCGCTATACCCATTGCATGGCTACTGATGCAAAACTGGTTAGAAGGGTATGCATATCGTGTAACCATTAATGCTTGGGCATTTGTTATAGCTGGGGCAGTGGCAATACTAATAGCTTTATTTACTATCAGTTTTCAAGCTATCAATGCAGCAAGGGTAAATCCTGTAAAGAGTTTACGGTCGGAGTAA